One window of Thiomicrorhabdus lithotrophica genomic DNA carries:
- the gspK gene encoding type II secretion system minor pseudopilin GspK: MLMHSLETSSQLQAKSQKGFALLTVLLVVALVSMVSSQLLYDQQVHIQRSTYMIHQAHSVSVAFGFEGWVKKGLEADLKNNKTDHLNEQWAQPLMPVAFADGMVSGQLFDLQSKLNLNNVLEADKQQREFWKKMVERYLTQNLQEQNSFIGFSDVLLDWVDSDDETQDLGVESETYLLNQPAYRAANQKMVVVSEIKNLQGMEKLNTVEFQKIEQSLAALPAVTTININTADVAVLMAMTDWLTEDIAKQWLKQRKAQPAEEVATFYGFLGEQTGFMPEEILKDLPLQVLDVKSSYFLLQAQVDYGDVKQIVSSIFNRKSENEVTLVQRWLSVG; encoded by the coding sequence ATGCTTATGCACTCATTAGAAACCTCTAGCCAGCTTCAAGCAAAATCTCAGAAAGGGTTTGCGTTATTGACGGTACTGTTGGTTGTAGCTTTGGTTAGTATGGTTTCAAGTCAGCTTTTATATGATCAACAGGTTCATATACAAAGAAGCACTTATATGATTCATCAAGCACATTCAGTATCGGTCGCATTTGGTTTTGAAGGCTGGGTAAAAAAAGGCTTAGAAGCCGATTTAAAAAATAATAAAACGGACCATTTAAATGAGCAGTGGGCTCAACCTTTAATGCCTGTGGCATTTGCGGATGGTATGGTTAGTGGTCAGTTATTTGATTTGCAGTCAAAGCTAAACTTGAACAATGTGCTTGAAGCCGACAAGCAACAGCGCGAATTTTGGAAAAAGATGGTAGAACGTTATCTCACACAAAATTTGCAAGAGCAAAACAGTTTTATCGGTTTTTCGGATGTTTTGCTTGATTGGGTTGATAGTGATGATGAAACTCAGGATTTGGGTGTGGAAAGTGAGACTTATTTACTTAATCAACCCGCTTACAGAGCGGCAAACCAAAAAATGGTTGTGGTGAGTGAAATCAAAAACTTACAAGGCATGGAAAAACTCAATACAGTTGAGTTTCAAAAAATAGAGCAAAGTTTAGCCGCTTTGCCAGCGGTGACTACCATTAATATTAATACTGCCGATGTGGCGGTGTTGATGGCGATGACAGATTGGTTAACTGAAGATATTGCGAAGCAGTGGTTAAAACAGAGAAAAGCGCAACCTGCTGAAGAGGTGGCTACTTTTTATGGTTTCTTAGGTGAGCAAACCGGTTTTATGCCTGAAGAAATTTTAAAAGATTTGCCACTGCAAGTGTTGGATGTGAAATCGAGTTATTTTTTATTACAAGCACAAGTTGATTATGGTGATGTTAAGCAGATTGTTTCGTCCATATTTAATCGTAAAAGTGAAAATGAAGTGACGTTAGTGCAAAGGTGGTTAAGTGTTGGGTAA
- the gspJ gene encoding type II secretion system minor pseudopilin GspJ: protein MQSALTSNNRQKGFTLIELLVALGVSAVIAVLAYQSIDSMVNVKSTVEQHSKATESLQRAVWWLEQDFIQLAPRPIQDELGSAKPAFEYREDMGVEFTRIALFPTPNSNGGLLRVGYRLEDDVLYRLTWPVLDRAQDTQPKKIAVLRDIRGFDIEMLSVGNEWLKDWPKANQALTELPRVNRVTIEHKTLGTITRLFMGVN from the coding sequence ATGCAAAGTGCTTTAACCTCTAATAATCGACAGAAAGGATTTACCTTAATTGAGTTATTGGTGGCTTTAGGGGTTTCTGCGGTGATTGCGGTATTAGCCTATCAATCGATTGATAGCATGGTGAATGTGAAATCAACGGTAGAGCAACACTCCAAAGCAACCGAGTCATTACAGCGTGCTGTTTGGTGGCTAGAGCAAGATTTTATTCAGTTGGCTCCGCGCCCTATTCAGGATGAATTGGGGTCTGCAAAACCCGCTTTTGAATATCGAGAAGATATGGGGGTTGAGTTTACACGAATTGCGCTTTTTCCAACGCCTAACTCAAATGGTGGATTGCTTAGAGTGGGTTATAGATTAGAGGATGATGTGCTGTATCGTTTAACGTGGCCTGTTTTAGATAGAGCACAAGATACACAACCTAAAAAAATTGCGGTTTTACGAGATATTCGCGGTTTTGATATTGAAATGTTAAGTGTTGGCAATGAGTGGCTTAAAGATTGGCCAAAGGCGAATCAAGCCTTAACTGAATTGCCAAGAGTTAATAGAGTAACGATTGAGCATAAAACCCTAGGCACAATTACCCGTCTGTTTATGGGAGTGAATTAG
- the gspF gene encoding type II secretion system inner membrane protein GspF, whose protein sequence is MPAYEYKAISASGKSKKGLLEGDSEKQIRQLLRDQGLIPTHIEPINKNQKHSLGGNNALFVPQIKTAELSLFTRELYTLLDAGTPLNEALKSMSQQAESKQMTRFVTSLHTKVAEGHGLASAMNQAPYKVPTDVIATIQAGEESGYLDKVLERLAESVEQRDQLNKKMKTALIYPILMVVVAVIIVFFLMIYVVPKVVKVFDNMQQNLPPLTQGLLSFSEFIQNQWGWLLAIFVAVWAFFIWVMRQDKGRYKVHSMLLKTPGLSRFLIYSSAARWARTLGVLLSSGVAIQDALKISAEVVTLEPLKKAVLRMVEDVREGESVGQAMLTADFFPPLLLNLVRTGEGKGQLDTMLLKGAKHYEFSVETAANTLVSVLEPILIIIMGAVVLTVVLAIMMPIFEMNQMVGN, encoded by the coding sequence ATGCCAGCTTATGAATACAAGGCCATCAGCGCCTCAGGTAAATCCAAAAAAGGGTTACTTGAAGGTGACTCTGAAAAACAGATTAGACAGCTTTTAAGAGACCAAGGGCTGATTCCTACCCATATTGAGCCCATCAACAAAAATCAGAAGCATTCGCTTGGCGGCAATAATGCACTGTTTGTTCCACAGATTAAAACCGCTGAACTTTCTCTTTTTACGCGTGAACTTTACACCTTGTTAGATGCGGGAACGCCTTTAAATGAAGCGCTTAAATCTATGTCTCAACAGGCAGAATCAAAACAGATGACGCGTTTTGTGACGAGCTTACATACTAAGGTGGCAGAAGGTCATGGATTGGCGAGTGCGATGAACCAGGCTCCGTACAAAGTCCCAACTGATGTGATTGCGACAATTCAAGCGGGTGAAGAGAGTGGTTATTTAGATAAAGTCTTAGAGCGTTTAGCGGAATCAGTTGAACAGCGTGACCAGCTAAACAAGAAAATGAAAACAGCCCTTATCTACCCTATTTTAATGGTGGTTGTTGCGGTGATAATTGTGTTCTTCTTAATGATTTACGTTGTGCCTAAAGTCGTTAAGGTGTTTGACAATATGCAGCAAAATCTGCCACCGTTAACGCAAGGGCTTTTAAGTTTTAGTGAATTTATTCAGAACCAATGGGGTTGGTTGTTGGCCATTTTTGTCGCTGTTTGGGCTTTCTTTATTTGGGTGATGCGCCAAGACAAAGGTCGTTATAAAGTGCATTCAATGTTACTTAAAACACCTGGTTTAAGTCGTTTTTTAATCTACTCTTCGGCCGCACGTTGGGCACGTACCTTAGGGGTTTTACTTTCAAGTGGTGTGGCGATTCAAGATGCGCTTAAAATTTCAGCGGAAGTGGTGACATTAGAGCCTTTAAAAAAAGCGGTGCTAAGAATGGTTGAGGATGTACGTGAAGGTGAGTCTGTTGGCCAAGCCATGCTAACGGCCGATTTTTTTCCGCCGCTATTATTAAACCTGGTAAGAACTGGTGAAGGTAAAGGTCAGTTGGATACGATGTTGCTTAAAGGTGCAAAACACTATGAGTTCTCGGTAGAAACCGCAGCGAATACCTTGGTAAGTGTTTTAGAACCGATTTTAATTATTATTATGGGCGCGGTAGTCTTAACTGTCGTATTAGCGATTATGATGCCTATCTTTGAAATGAATCAAATGGTAGGAAACTAG
- the gspD gene encoding type II secretion system secretin GspD: MNTVAHSLSSKELFKDRTFVEVLMSALWIATLSAAILLSMTQNVFAEGSLKQNFKQADIKTVIEAVAKISGKNFIIDPRVKGNVTFIAPEGMNPDELYDSLLAILNVYGYVAIPGDGGIKIVPTNLARDQIPYRTWTEYDEDWVTEVITIRNVEASKLVAVLRPLIAKEGHLVALSESNKLIVSDTVSNIKRLKSILKRVDVDVKGAYEVITIKHTSAVDLAKTLKSVVPKGQGGVDVTIGFDARSNRIILSGDELKRMMLRALVADLDVQVDAEGGVQVIYLRYAKATDLAPVLQKIAGNRALQTSVEGQVAGGDVPAPAVDGSPSQATGVNTSILNKSELQEHISIEADERMNALIISAPTTVVNGLKSVIKQLDIRRAQVLIEAIFVEIAADKAAELGVEWGLAGTTGAGVVNFSGALPALIGNSGDLLAQSNVIGRGITLGAGEVNSDNTGWGALLRALNTNSYSNILATPSILTLDNEEAEILVGREVPFQTGSYASTTTTVTNPFTTIERKNVGLKLKVKPQINEGNEVYLEIDQEVSDVIDKGEAVDIQTSKRQIKTRVIVGDGNMVVLGGLINEKETRSKSKVPGLGDLPVIGDLFSSSQDSREKVNLMVFLRPVIIRNNDMSDYYSNKKYNYVYQEQDEMLHQDDINLLEGLRPRLPTLEQWKKGEPATPFDEKPEVKTEKVASQKDQMIYETSTDELLGF, from the coding sequence ATGAATACTGTAGCCCACTCTCTGAGTAGTAAAGAGTTGTTTAAAGATCGTACTTTTGTAGAAGTTTTAATGAGTGCGTTATGGATTGCTACATTAAGTGCAGCGATATTGTTAAGCATGACGCAAAATGTTTTTGCAGAAGGAAGCCTTAAACAAAACTTTAAACAGGCGGATATTAAAACGGTTATTGAAGCTGTGGCTAAGATTTCGGGTAAAAATTTTATTATTGATCCACGCGTTAAAGGTAATGTCACATTTATTGCACCAGAGGGAATGAATCCAGACGAGTTGTATGATTCATTGTTAGCGATTTTGAATGTTTATGGGTATGTTGCGATACCGGGTGATGGTGGAATTAAAATTGTGCCTACAAACTTAGCCCGTGATCAAATTCCTTATCGTACATGGACAGAATATGACGAGGATTGGGTAACCGAAGTTATTACCATTCGTAATGTTGAAGCAAGTAAGTTAGTCGCTGTTTTAAGACCTTTGATTGCTAAAGAAGGACATTTAGTGGCTTTAAGCGAAAGCAATAAGCTGATTGTTTCAGATACGGTTTCGAATATTAAGCGTTTAAAAAGTATTCTAAAACGTGTGGATGTGGATGTTAAAGGTGCCTATGAAGTTATCACTATTAAACATACTTCTGCCGTTGATTTAGCTAAAACCTTAAAAAGTGTTGTGCCAAAAGGCCAAGGTGGTGTTGATGTAACGATTGGTTTTGATGCTCGTTCAAACCGTATTATTTTAAGCGGTGATGAGTTGAAGCGAATGATGTTAAGAGCACTTGTTGCAGACTTAGATGTACAGGTGGATGCAGAAGGTGGTGTCCAAGTTATCTATTTGCGTTATGCCAAAGCAACCGATCTTGCGCCTGTTTTACAAAAAATTGCGGGCAATCGCGCGTTACAAACCTCGGTTGAAGGGCAAGTTGCTGGCGGAGATGTTCCCGCTCCAGCCGTTGACGGTTCGCCATCTCAAGCTACAGGAGTAAACACTTCTATCTTGAACAAAAGTGAGTTGCAAGAACATATTAGTATTGAAGCGGATGAACGCATGAACGCTTTAATTATTAGTGCACCGACTACTGTTGTGAATGGTCTAAAAAGTGTTATTAAACAGTTGGATATTCGCCGTGCGCAAGTATTGATAGAAGCGATTTTTGTAGAAATTGCGGCTGACAAAGCGGCTGAACTTGGAGTTGAGTGGGGGCTTGCAGGTACAACAGGTGCGGGTGTTGTGAATTTCTCGGGGGCGCTTCCTGCTTTAATTGGTAATTCAGGTGATTTGCTAGCGCAATCTAACGTGATTGGTCGTGGTATTACTTTGGGTGCTGGTGAAGTAAATTCTGATAATACCGGTTGGGGAGCTTTGCTTCGTGCTTTAAATACCAATTCTTATTCTAATATTTTAGCAACACCATCGATTTTGACATTAGACAATGAAGAAGCCGAAATTTTAGTGGGTCGAGAGGTGCCTTTTCAAACAGGTTCTTATGCGAGTACCACAACCACTGTGACCAATCCGTTTACTACGATTGAGCGTAAAAATGTAGGGTTGAAATTAAAAGTTAAGCCGCAGATTAACGAAGGTAATGAGGTCTATTTAGAGATTGATCAAGAAGTTTCGGATGTAATTGATAAAGGTGAGGCGGTTGATATTCAAACCTCCAAACGTCAAATTAAAACACGCGTGATTGTGGGTGACGGCAATATGGTTGTTTTAGGCGGCTTAATTAATGAGAAAGAAACCCGCTCTAAATCAAAAGTACCAGGCCTGGGTGACTTGCCCGTTATTGGTGATCTATTTAGCTCATCGCAAGATTCGCGTGAAAAAGTAAATTTGATGGTGTTTTTACGTCCTGTGATTATTCGTAATAACGACATGAGTGATTATTACAGTAATAAAAAATACAATTATGTTTATCAAGAGCAAGACGAAATGCTGCATCAGGATGATATTAACTTGCTAGAGGGTTTACGACCAAGACTACCTACATTAGAACAGTGGAAAAAAGGTGAGCCTGCCACGCCTTTTGATGAAAAACCTGAAGTAAAAACAGAAAAAGTAGCCAGTCAAAAAGATCAGATGATATATGAGACTAGTACTGATGAGCTATTAGGGTTTTAG
- a CDS encoding type II secretion system protein M, producing MLMQINQIWTNLNTREQYLVKALGFFLSLVLLYVMIWSPIQSGKERAQQQLENAQTEWNWLNEQIPAVQNIKPTMTPKMSKVDNQTQLMALIQTSLKQQNLFKDIKTLQDTTKGGKIVFEKVNAMRLFKWLAELEQQGLIADKLQTFYVEPGLVKADVHFKLPNS from the coding sequence ATGTTGATGCAAATTAATCAGATTTGGACCAATCTGAACACAAGAGAGCAGTACCTGGTTAAAGCATTAGGGTTTTTTTTGAGCTTGGTTTTACTCTATGTGATGATTTGGTCTCCCATTCAATCAGGTAAGGAACGGGCTCAGCAGCAGCTTGAAAATGCTCAAACAGAGTGGAATTGGTTAAACGAACAAATCCCTGCCGTTCAGAACATAAAACCCACCATGACACCTAAAATGTCAAAGGTGGATAATCAAACTCAATTAATGGCTTTGATACAAACTTCTCTAAAACAGCAAAACTTGTTTAAAGATATTAAAACGCTTCAAGACACAACGAAGGGTGGAAAAATCGTTTTTGAAAAGGTCAATGCTATGCGACTTTTTAAGTGGTTAGCTGAGTTAGAACAGCAGGGTTTAATTGCTGATAAACTGCAGACATTTTATGTGGAACCAGGCCTGGTAAAAGCCGATGTTCATTTTAAATTGCCAAATTCATAG
- the gspI gene encoding type II secretion system minor pseudopilin GspI yields MKQSESSSKQTVNRGFTLIEVMVALAIIAIALSAVSRSLGLTVSNQSHLESRVIATWLAENAIVEHQVLNNQQEKKISESMLNREWEIEFATEPTFIPEIYKLSVTVSEKGSDDVSANLFSVVGP; encoded by the coding sequence GTGAAACAAAGTGAAAGTTCTTCAAAACAGACTGTAAATAGAGGTTTTACGTTAATTGAAGTCATGGTGGCTTTGGCGATTATTGCCATTGCTTTATCGGCGGTCAGCCGCAGTTTGGGTTTAACAGTTTCTAATCAATCACATTTAGAATCTCGTGTTATTGCAACATGGTTGGCTGAAAATGCCATTGTTGAGCATCAGGTGTTAAACAATCAGCAAGAGAAAAAGATTTCAGAGAGTATGTTGAATAGAGAGTGGGAAATTGAGTTTGCAACTGAACCGACTTTTATTCCAGAAATTTATAAATTATCAGTAACGGTTTCTGAAAAAGGTTCTGATGATGTTTCAGCCAATTTATTTAGTGTTGTTGGCCCATAA
- the gspE gene encoding type II secretion system ATPase GspE, translating into MNFSLPFSFANKNKVLLSNTESGLSLHFTDETPACALQELQRHFVNCNVELKKIEKAAFDMEIQSNYSTHGKQSMEAIGAIETEDLASVFAEVGEPEDLLDSEDEAPIIKLLNAILSEAIRSRASDIHIEPFENQLRIRFRIDGLLKTVLTPKIALANMLVSRIKVMARLDIAEKRLPQDGRISLKLGGRAVDLRVSTIPSSFGERVVLRLLDKSAGRLNLKELKLPEEVEKGVQKALSKSHGIFLVTGPTGSGKTTTLYAGLTQLNDAQRNIMTVEDPIEYNIDGINQTQVNSKADMTFAKGLRAILRQDPDVVMVGEIRDAETANIAVQASLTGHLVLSTLHTNSAVGAVTRLRDMGVEPFLLSSSIVGVLAQRLVRELCDCKKPHQADKVECEVLEVAEAVIYEPNGCEKCQYTGYKGRMGLYELFLMDEQLRSMIYSNVPEDEIEKVLRQHSHSLRDNGYQAVLKGQTNLAEVQRVTQS; encoded by the coding sequence ATGAATTTCTCTCTACCGTTTAGTTTTGCTAATAAAAATAAGGTGTTATTAAGTAACACTGAAAGTGGCCTAAGTTTGCATTTTACCGATGAAACACCAGCCTGTGCTTTACAGGAATTACAACGCCACTTTGTAAATTGCAATGTTGAGCTAAAAAAGATAGAGAAAGCCGCTTTTGATATGGAAATTCAGTCGAACTATTCGACTCATGGAAAACAGTCCATGGAGGCGATTGGAGCGATTGAAACGGAAGATTTAGCATCCGTTTTTGCTGAGGTTGGTGAGCCTGAAGATTTACTGGATAGCGAAGATGAAGCACCAATCATTAAACTGCTTAACGCCATCTTAAGTGAGGCGATTCGTTCACGTGCTTCTGATATTCATATTGAACCATTTGAAAATCAGTTGCGTATTCGTTTCCGTATAGACGGACTGTTAAAAACCGTGCTGACCCCTAAAATTGCATTGGCCAATATGTTGGTATCTCGTATTAAGGTTATGGCTCGTTTGGATATTGCTGAAAAACGTTTACCTCAAGATGGTCGAATCTCCTTGAAATTGGGTGGTAGAGCGGTTGATTTAAGGGTATCGACGATTCCTTCTAGCTTTGGTGAGCGTGTGGTTTTACGTTTGTTAGATAAAAGTGCAGGTCGTTTAAATTTAAAAGAGCTAAAACTGCCTGAAGAAGTTGAAAAAGGGGTGCAAAAAGCCCTGTCTAAATCACACGGTATTTTCTTGGTGACAGGGCCAACCGGTTCAGGTAAAACCACCACCTTGTATGCGGGGTTAACTCAGTTAAATGATGCGCAACGCAATATTATGACGGTTGAAGACCCGATTGAATATAACATTGATGGCATCAACCAAACCCAAGTAAACAGTAAAGCGGATATGACTTTTGCAAAAGGGTTAAGAGCCATTTTACGTCAAGATCCCGATGTGGTGATGGTGGGTGAAATTCGTGATGCTGAAACCGCTAACATTGCAGTGCAAGCCTCTTTGACAGGACACTTAGTTTTATCCACCTTACACACTAACTCAGCAGTGGGTGCGGTAACGCGTTTGCGAGATATGGGGGTTGAACCTTTCTTGCTGTCTTCGAGTATTGTTGGCGTGTTAGCGCAGCGATTAGTGCGAGAGCTGTGTGACTGCAAAAAACCTCACCAGGCGGATAAGGTAGAGTGCGAAGTGCTTGAGGTGGCTGAGGCCGTGATTTATGAACCTAATGGTTGTGAAAAATGCCAATATACCGGTTATAAAGGGCGTATGGGGCTTTATGAACTCTTTTTAATGGACGAACAGTTACGCTCAATGATTTACTCAAATGTACCGGAAGATGAGATTGAAAAAGTATTACGCCAACACTCACATTCATTAAGAGATAATGGTTATCAAGCGGTTCTCAAGGGGCAAACTAATTTGGCTGAAGTTCAACGTGTTACCCAGAGTTAG
- the gspL gene encoding type II secretion system protein GspL — protein sequence MLGKTEIKQTDGILANSLVASITLAGELQIENVEGVKLSTDEVVSKLKSSGRLNREIAIVWLPTQKIVMTDVMVPGNRKALWMAALPYALEENLSESVEKYHFVPYNRTKEGLVSVAIACHEDMKNWKLIVESYGLAGAQLVPDCFRIASDSPALANGDRSWGVYQRDEAFIVRTDGFHGFASNAAWHDAIKGQILNNQYIANETHSKSATSPTVIEEITVASSELLSSHAQNLIKVSKLSLSQLAYKSSGGAKGNWYQWRWVAVLMVAVFGIFLTTQSIQTQKLQDQTSYTKAKTTELFKTLFPEAKRIVNIKAQTLTHLKQQDSSSPNTQKLMPILQQIEPWFNKVKSVKVEQLQWQQSGKPHALSLNVTAPSSAELQKVISLSQESKQPGLVTTKITLSLKLNNVNAEGAEGVIYVDAN from the coding sequence GTGTTGGGTAAGACCGAAATTAAACAGACTGATGGGATTTTAGCGAACTCTCTAGTGGCTAGCATTACCTTAGCTGGTGAGCTACAAATTGAGAATGTAGAGGGTGTTAAGCTAAGTACCGACGAAGTGGTGTCTAAGCTAAAGTCCAGTGGGCGCTTAAATCGTGAAATAGCGATTGTGTGGTTGCCAACTCAAAAGATTGTTATGACTGATGTCATGGTGCCAGGGAATCGTAAAGCCTTATGGATGGCGGCCTTACCTTATGCGTTAGAAGAGAACCTATCTGAATCGGTAGAGAAGTATCACTTTGTGCCTTATAACCGAACAAAAGAAGGTTTAGTCTCGGTAGCGATTGCTTGTCATGAAGACATGAAAAACTGGAAATTGATTGTTGAATCTTATGGATTAGCAGGGGCACAACTTGTTCCGGACTGTTTCAGAATTGCTAGCGACAGCCCAGCTTTAGCAAATGGTGACCGTTCATGGGGCGTTTATCAGAGAGATGAAGCCTTTATTGTAAGAACAGACGGTTTTCACGGTTTTGCATCAAACGCTGCTTGGCATGATGCAATTAAGGGACAAATACTCAACAACCAATATATAGCGAATGAAACACATTCTAAATCAGCAACTAGCCCGACAGTGATTGAGGAAATCACTGTTGCATCCAGTGAGTTGTTAAGTAGCCATGCTCAAAATTTAATCAAAGTTTCTAAATTAAGTTTGAGTCAGTTAGCTTATAAAAGTAGTGGTGGTGCTAAAGGTAATTGGTATCAGTGGCGTTGGGTTGCGGTTTTAATGGTCGCGGTTTTCGGTATTTTCCTAACCACTCAGAGTATCCAAACTCAAAAACTACAAGATCAAACGAGCTACACAAAAGCGAAAACAACGGAGTTATTTAAAACGCTATTTCCTGAGGCAAAACGCATTGTAAATATTAAAGCGCAAACCTTAACGCATTTAAAACAGCAGGATAGTAGTTCGCCCAATACTCAAAAGTTGATGCCAATTCTGCAGCAAATTGAACCTTGGTTTAATAAAGTTAAATCAGTCAAAGTTGAACAGTTACAGTGGCAACAAAGTGGCAAGCCGCATGCTTTATCATTGAATGTTACTGCGCCAAGTTCAGCAGAGTTACAAAAAGTTATTTCATTATCACAAGAGTCAAAACAACCAGGCCTGGTAACAACCAAAATTACATTAAGTCTAAAGCTTAATAATGTAAATGCCGAAGGAGCTGAAGGAGTGATTTATGTTGATGCAAATTAA
- the gspG gene encoding type II secretion system major pseudopilin GspG encodes MNQREKHMNIQNNDMSTQGKLKLKVQKGFTLIELMVVVVILAVLAGLVVPNLMDRPDEARIVKAKQDISAVSSALKLYKLDNFVYPTTDQGLEALVKAPTDDPVPKNWKNLLDSVPVDPWGNPYLYLSPGEHGAFDLFTYGADGVDGGEGVNATIGQWNLN; translated from the coding sequence ATGAATCAAAGAGAAAAACATATGAACATACAAAATAACGATATGAGTACTCAAGGTAAATTAAAGCTGAAAGTTCAAAAAGGTTTTACTTTGATTGAGTTAATGGTTGTTGTGGTAATTTTGGCTGTTTTAGCAGGCCTGGTAGTGCCTAACTTAATGGATAGACCAGATGAAGCGAGAATTGTTAAAGCGAAACAAGATATCTCTGCGGTATCTTCTGCTCTAAAACTTTATAAGTTGGATAATTTTGTCTACCCAACAACCGATCAAGGTTTAGAAGCGTTAGTTAAAGCGCCAACGGATGACCCGGTTCCAAAAAACTGGAAAAACTTATTAGATAGCGTACCTGTAGACCCTTGGGGAAATCCTTATTTGTATTTGTCTCCTGGTGAGCATGGTGCGTTTGATTTGTTTACTTACGGCGCAGACGGGGTTGACGGTGGCGAAGGTGTGAATGCCACCATAGGCCAGTGGAATCTTAACTAG
- the gspC gene encoding type II secretion system protein GspC, translating into MNILIGNKFINFVAVFLALILAWLMGKAFWALYDDAQFELVVPEVQTKMTQSQISEVASPVYLFGRAERAQQEQNPTDNQNVKKTRLKLKLLGVLIAPEYSIAIIENNSKSFSYSLDETIQDGVVLKEVYPDYVVLSHNGLLEKLQMVKDDEVFVQNADSPELNQRQKTILKNVKENALKNPISIMRYVRFEMVQKSGKVHAVKVWPQREKEIFTSLGFQAGDELKVVNGHSVAELMKSPTIWQELLKQSSLDLTVNRNGQIQNILVQLN; encoded by the coding sequence TTGAATATTTTAATAGGCAATAAATTTATTAACTTTGTAGCCGTTTTTCTTGCATTGATTTTGGCCTGGTTGATGGGTAAAGCTTTTTGGGCTTTATATGATGATGCTCAGTTTGAGCTTGTTGTACCTGAAGTTCAGACCAAAATGACTCAGAGTCAAATATCTGAAGTTGCTAGCCCTGTATATCTATTCGGTAGGGCGGAACGAGCCCAACAAGAGCAGAATCCTACTGATAATCAAAATGTTAAAAAAACCCGTCTTAAATTAAAGTTATTAGGTGTATTAATTGCGCCTGAATATAGCATTGCAATTATTGAAAACAATTCAAAATCTTTTAGTTATTCTCTTGATGAAACCATTCAAGATGGCGTGGTGCTAAAAGAGGTGTATCCTGATTATGTGGTGCTGAGTCACAATGGACTTTTAGAAAAGTTGCAAATGGTTAAGGATGATGAGGTGTTTGTGCAAAATGCAGATTCTCCTGAATTGAATCAGCGACAGAAAACGATATTAAAAAACGTGAAGGAAAACGCCCTTAAAAATCCAATTTCTATCATGCGTTATGTGCGTTTTGAAATGGTTCAAAAAAGTGGCAAGGTGCACGCGGTAAAAGTTTGGCCGCAAAGAGAAAAAGAAATTTTTACATCGTTAGGTTTTCAAGCTGGCGATGAGCTGAAAGTTGTGAATGGCCACTCGGTAGCTGAATTGATGAAGTCGCCCACAATATGGCAAGAACTGCTAAAGCAGTCTAGTTTAGATTTAACCGTTAATCGAAACGGCCAAATACAAAATATATTAGTGCAATTGAATTAA
- a CDS encoding prepilin-type N-terminal cleavage/methylation domain-containing protein: MQLKQSAETLAKTVKTQKGFTLIELMVVVVIMSVVVSVGVLSLARFNQDLAENQQAKIESFFKQVADQSAFSQKLYLIAPDDKGLSVYRFLNAEWLADESMDSLIWHEGFRVSWELDEHFVQQQNLPRSGWLFWPSGEVVAGKIVLGNLTSEPNESASDSEITIDWNEALEFAEQ, translated from the coding sequence ATGCAGCTAAAACAATCAGCAGAAACATTGGCAAAAACAGTCAAAACCCAAAAAGGGTTTACCTTGATTGAGCTAATGGTTGTGGTGGTGATTATGAGTGTAGTGGTTTCCGTTGGGGTTCTTTCATTAGCGCGATTTAACCAAGATTTAGCCGAGAATCAACAAGCCAAGATTGAAAGCTTTTTTAAACAAGTTGCAGATCAGTCTGCATTTAGCCAAAAACTCTATTTAATTGCTCCAGACGATAAAGGGTTAAGTGTTTATCGGTTTTTAAATGCAGAATGGCTGGCTGATGAGTCGATGGATAGCTTGATATGGCATGAAGGGTTTAGAGTTTCTTGGGAGTTGGATGAGCATTTTGTGCAACAACAAAACTTACCCAGGTCTGGTTGGTTATTTTGGCCAAGTGGTGAAGTGGTTGCTGGCAAAATCGTTTTAGGAAACCTGACTTCAGAGCCAAATGAAAGTGCCAGTGACTCTGAAATTACGATTGATTGGAATGAAGCTTTAGAGTTTGCTGAGCAGTAA